ttgaattttcaAGAACTTCTTAGAATTAGTATAATATTAGCATATTTAACTTCAATCAAAACAACTTGTATTTTGCTTATGAAAtgtaatttatttcaactaaagaatatatcaatatttttaaacacATTACATGagattatatttttttatcttttttgttattttacttttaaaaataccAATAACTTGGGATACACGATATTTCGATTTGTTTTATATCCCAATAACACAAACTTTATATTTCATAGATCCTACAAATGAGAAATATgcaaaattttcattttggGGTTCTTTGCTATTCGGGATGCATTCTATAATATATCGAATATATGTTACTATTTACTCATGTAACTATCATTATGAAGGATTAAAAGAGGATATCTTATTAAATTGTCAATCATATATCAAATCTTtaacattttcattaatcgTTAATAGtatgaatattatatttggaTTTTATACGCTTCATTATCCAAAGTTGCATTTTACTCGTATGATGCTAATTCCGTCTAGcataatgatgataattgATTGGTATTTATTTTGGACTGATATATTTGGAAAGATTATTACAGTTTTTagtataatattatcaatagtatttaatgttttaattggaatatggttcaaaaaattttttttcgcAAGATGTATTGATGCTTAGAACACAAATGttgtttaaattaatttagaaagttaattaattaattctatcGAATAAATGATAgtataaatttgaaattctaaattgactatttttttttctaataaaaaaatcattatatgTTAGATAAATTATCATAGCTTGAGAATATATTAACCTATATGttacaataaataaatttaaatattttttaaaaaagaaaaattatgtttgcattaattgattaaagaTTGTCTTTTTTCCTTCTCTCTTTCtctttccttttctttCTCCTTTTCTCTTTCCCTTTCcttttctcttttcaattcctttttaataattttcatttcatctttcatgatttttttcttatatttattatatgcAATTAAATTTGTGGATTGCAAGGCGTTCATAACATAACTGTTAACACTATCCCAAATATATTGGTCTACATATTGcggtaatttttttccatataATGATTGATCAATTAACCACATACCAATAATGAATGATTGTCTTGTTAAGGTTCCATCTTTTCTTGTATCTACTAGATTATAGATTtccattaaaatatcatttgatAAGTTGGATCTTTGCCAAATATCTTTCACGATTAAATTTAACATTAATCCATCCTTTGGTATAGTATAATTTGTTTGTGAATTATCTTGTGATAATACATTTGAATACCAATctaaaagatttaattttgaatacCTATTTGTGATCCAAATTGATTCATAACGCTTTCTTTCCTTTTCTGTTATGAAcccaatattttcatttgatttCCAAGGTTGATCAtcatcaaaaatatttgaatttatatttggtgaatttaaatttgaagaagttaaatttttttcagttgattgatttgaatttgaatttttcaaaattaaagaatttgaagaattatttctatttttaattttaaaattattttgtttagaATTTTGagaatttgttaaattttcaaaagataatGAGTTTCTTGTTGGATGAATATATGATAATGAATGGATATGTGTTgttcttttcaattttcttttaatctTATCTCTTTTTCTAGTGATTGTTGTTGGATCATCTAATAGAAGAGCATCTAATTGTAAATCAAGTGACTTTCCAtcattattcaaatgattatgatgatgagATTGCTTTGATGAATCATAATACATATCTGAGGATGTCATTGTATCTTCTGAAGAAAAGGAATCTGCGCTATCAGAGTAAGATTCAGAATCAGAATCATCATTCAAATCCAGATCATATAAG
This DNA window, taken from Henningerozyma blattae CBS 6284 chromosome 3, complete genome, encodes the following:
- the TBLA0C02830 gene encoding uncharacterized protein codes for the protein MRLYFFIFFVILLLKIPITWDTRYFDLFYIPITQTLYFIDPTNEKYAKFSFWGSLLFGMHSIIYRIYVTIYSCNYHYEGLKEDILLNCQSYIKSLTFSLIVNSMNIIFGFYTLHYPKLHFTRMMLIPSSIMMIIDWYLFWTDIFGKIITVFSIILSIVFNVLIGIWFKKFFFARCIDA
- the TBLA0C02840 gene encoding uncharacterized protein (similar to Saccharomyces cerevisiae TAX4 (YJL083W) and IRS4 (YKR019C); ancestral locus Anc_1.284); this encodes MSNNPSLIAAQKIFNRYNDIIEKDYVTIYSPVTTPVKNKSSSNAKIKVPPTVKIKSSPNVNNNNNNNNYNKVRQSPKITQQPQIKTHISSTPNVIDPNRAASLAHQKLKDLDSYTWDNDLYYYNNYYMINKQQSNNTNNSNNSLPNLKLESSKTNESSTSTITADIIPTHNKNKIDRLKKKFFHLRNGNNSFDNDYIFLNQLKFNSSNENIIDLSMDPNNNNLDPNEVVKFKRSMRSNDVLSNKSKLNHKQRLKQKQKNLELQRTLKLQNQLGTSLHKQNRKKLHKIEKKRISFQSSSNNQDRNKNLYDLDLNDDSDSESYSDSADSFSSEDTMTSSDMYYDSSKQSHHHNHLNNDGKSLDLQLDALLLDDPTTITRKRDKIKRKLKRTTHIHSLSYIHPTRNSLSFENLTNSQNSKQNNFKIKNRNNSSNSLILKNSNSNQSTEKNLTSSNLNSPNINSNIFDDDQPWKSNENIGFITEKERKRYESIWITNRYSKLNLLDWYSNVLSQDNSQTNYTIPKDGLMLNLIVKDIWQRSNLSNDILMEIYNLVDTRKDGTLTRQSFIIGMWLIDQSLYGKKLPQYVDQYIWDSVNSYVMNALQSTNLIAYNKYKKKIMKDEMKIIKKELKREKEREREKEKEKEREREKEKRQSLIN